From the genome of Mycobacterium kansasii ATCC 12478:
CCGGGGCTTGTCGGTGCCGTTGGTCATCGCCCGCATCGATTCGGCGGCCGCCCGAACCCATGCCGGCCGGTCCAGGACGCGCGCCGGCGGCACCGCACCTGCGGTGATCAGCCCGGTCACGTCGCGCACCGGCGGTTCTGCCTTCTCCGCCGCCCGCATCAGCTCGCCGATCACCTGGCGGCGGGTGTATTCGGTGGACGGCGGGCCCGGGCGGGCCAGCCGCTCCCCCACTGTGGCCGCGAAGCGCCAATCGACGGTGTTGCCCAGGGTCAGCTCCGAGGGTGCTGTCACGTCGTGCACCCGCAGAACCACAGTTTGGTCGCCAGGGCGTCCATCGCGTTGCGCCCGTTCGGCCCGGCATCGTTGGACAGGAACGCAAATGTCAGCACCCGTCCGCTGCTGTCGGTGAGCACCCCGACCAGCGAGTTGATGGCCGTCAACGAGCCGGTTTTGGCCCGCAACCAGCCGGCCGGGCCCAGGTTGGTGGCCCGGTCGAGAAAGCGCTCGCCCAGCGTGCCGCTGCCACCGGCAATCGGCAGCAGATCCAGCAACGGGCGCAACGCCGGCTGGTCCGGTCCCGCCGCGGCCTGCATGGCCCCGTCGAGGGTGCGGGCCGTGAGCCGGTCATTGACCGACAATCCGCTGGAATCGGCCAGCGCGGCGCCGGTGGTGTCGATGTGTGCGCTGTTGAGCCGGGTGATCACCGCGTCGACCGCACCGGTGAAGCTCTGCGGACGGTTGATGGCGGCGGCCACCTCACGGGCGATGCATTCGGCCATCACGTTGTCGGAGGCGTTCATCATTTGGGACAGCCGTTGGATCAACGGCGCCGACTGCACCACGGCCAGCTGCCGCGCGCCGGCCGGTGCCGAGGCGATCGTCACCGCCGCCGGGTCCAGGCCCAAGGCTTCGGCCAGCTCCCGTCCGGCGTCCAGCGCCGGGGTGCGCGACCGCCGGGAGTTGACGGTGGTGGGCTGGATCCGGCCGGCGTCGATCATGGCCGCCTCGATCGGGGCGATGTCCCCGTTGTCGACGTCGGCCGGGTCCCAGCCCGGTGCCATGGTCGGGCCGGTGAACGCGGAGATGTCGACTTGCACGGCTGTCGGTGTCATGCCGCTGCGGCGGATCTGTTCGACGAGGTCACTGATGCGCGCCGCGCCTCGGTACCAGGTGTCGACACCCGGTGGCGCGGCCGACAGCGTCGGGTCCCCCGCGCCCACCAGCACCACCGGCCCCAGGCTGTCGCGGGTGCCGGCCACCACGCGAGTGCTGACCCGAGCCTGTCGGTCCAGGGTGAGCAATGCCGCCGTCGCGGTCAGCACCTTATTGGTCGACGCCGGGATCAACGGCATGTCGTCAAGCTGGCGCCACAGCTCCTGGCCGGTCAAGGCGTCGGTGACCCGGCCGCCCAGCCTGCCCAGGTTGGGGTCCGCCGCGGCCTGCGCCAGCGCCGCGGCCACCCCCGCTGCGCTGGGCGCCGGAGCCGTGTCGACAACCGGAGTCACCCCCGGCTTGACCGTGGGCGGGCGCGGCGGCGGGACCGGCGGGCGCGCACCGGCTCCGTGACTACCGGTCGTGAAGAACGCCGCGGCCGCTACCACGGCAGCGACAAACGCCAGCACGGCCACCCCGACGAACACGTGGGTGGTCTTTCGCCAACGTTTGGGACCCATGACTCTCCTGCCTTACAGCGCCCTTTCCGGTCTTTCCGGTCCTTTCCGGTCCTTTCCGTGTCCCATTGTGCCGAACCGGCCACGGGGCAGCGCCGCGGTATCGCTGGACTAGGGTGTAGCCGCGACGGCATTGGACCTACTCAAGCCTCTCCCGGGCCTTGCTTATCCACGCTTATCCACTCGTTTATCCAAAGGAGCCACGCGGTGCAATTCGACGTGACCATCGAAATTCCCAAGGGCCAGCGCAACAAGTACGAGATCGACCACGAGACGGGCCGGATCCGCCTGGACCGCTACCTCTACACCCCGATGGCCTACCCGGCAGACTACGGCTTCATCGAGGACACCCTCGGTGAGGACGGCGACCCGCTGGACGCGATGGTGCTGCTGCCCGAGGCGGTGTTCCCGGGGGTGCTGGTGGCGGCCCGGCCGGTCGGAATGTTCCGCATGGTCGACGAGAAGGGCGGCGACGACAAGGTGCTGTGCGTCCCGGCCGACGACCACCGCTGGGACCACATCCAGGACCTCGAGAACGTTCCGGCCTTCGAATTGGACGCGATCAAGCACTTCTTCGTGCACTACAAGGACCTGGAGCCGGGCAAGTTCGTCAAGGCCGCCGACTGGGTGGGCCGCAAGGAAGCCGAAGCCGAGGTGCAGCGCTCGGTGGAGCGATTCCAGGCCAGCGGGCACTGATTTCGCGCATCACCTGGCGATTCGCCGATTGCGCAGCACGCTGTTGGTGACGGCGGCCGCGATGAATACCACCCCGATCGAGGCGGTGATCCACTCCGGCAACTGTAAGCGGTGGTTGACGGATATCAGCATGATCACCGCGAGAGCCCCGATCGCCCAATGCGCGCCGTGCTCGAGATATACGTACCGGTCCAGGGTCTCTTGGCGGACCAGATAGATGGTGATCGACCGGACGAACATGGCGCCCACCAGGCCGAGGCCCAGCGCAATGATGATCGGGTCGCTGGTGATCGCGAAGGCTCCGGTGACACCGTCGAAGGAAAAAGACGCATCGAGCACCTCGAGATAGAGGAAGAGCGTGAAGCCGGCTTTGCCGACGGCCCCCGCTCCCCCGACGTCGGCTGCTGCTTCCGGGGGGCGAAACGCCCGGCTCAAACCGTTGACGACGAGGTAGATGACCAGACCAAGTAGCCCGGCTATCAGCACGTTCGCCCGTTCGTCGCCCGAGTGCGTCAACTCCGTGCCGACGAGGACCAGCGCAACACACGCCACCACCACCGGCACCTGCCCGAGCCGGCCGACGCGGGCGAACGGCGCTTCGATCCACTTCAGCCACTTGATGTCCCGGTCGTGAAAAACGAAGTCCAGGAACAACATCAGCAAGAACATTCCGCCGAATGCCGCAATCTGTGGATGGGCGGCTTTGATCAGCTTTTCGTAGCTGGGCGAGCCGTCCGGAAACTCCAGTGCGCCGTTGGGCGGCGGATTGAGCGCCAGGTCCATCGCATGTACCGGGTCCAGCCCGGCGGTAACCCACACGATGGCCAACGGAAACACCAACCGCATCCCGAACACCGCGATCAGAATCCCGACAGTCAGGAACATTTGCTGCCAGAACCGGCTCATCTGCTTCAGGATCGCGGCATTGATGATGGCGTTGTCGAAGGACAGCGACACCTCCAGCACCGCCAGCACCACCAGCAAGAACAGCGCAGTCGGCCCGCCGTGCCAGTAGCCGATGGCCAGCGCACCCGTGGTGAACAGCAGCGACAATCCGAAAATGCGGATCGTTGTCATGGTTCCCTTCCGAGCGCCGCCCGGAATGCTGCGGCCGGATATCGGCTTCACGATGGCGGCGCAGATACCGACTGGCCGCCCATTTCATTTTTACCCAACAGCCACTCAATCAATCCCTGACAGGCTTGTCCTCGACCCCGCGGCCTGGTCGCAAGCTCTCGTGGACATGCTGAGCGACCACGGCGCCGCAACTTTGTGAAGGAGCATCCCTTGTCAACAGTTTGGCCATGTCACCCGGAACCGGGTCCCCTGCGGCCCTCGAGACGATGAGAAGAATGTGATGGATTTTGCGTGGTTGCCGCCGGAGATCAATTCGGCGCGGATCTTTGCTGGTGCTGGGGCGGGGCCGTTGTTTGCGGCGGCGTCGGCGTGGGCGGGTCTGGCTGCGGAGTTGGCGGGGTCGGCGTCGTCGTTTGATGCGGTGATTGCGGGGTTGACGGGTGGGCCGTGGGCGGGTCCGGCGTCGGTGTCGATGGCGGCGGCGGCGGCGCCGTATGTGGGGTGGTTGAGCGCGGCGGCGGTGCAGGCGGAGACGGCGGCGGCCTCGGCGGTGGTGGCGGCGACGGCGTTTGAGTCGGCGGTGGCGGCGACGGTGCATCCGGCGGCGGTGGCGGCGAATCGGGTGTTGTTGGGGGCGTTGGTGGCGACCAATTTCTTGGGTCAGAACACGCCGGCGATTGCGGCTACTGAGTTCGATTATGTGGAGATGTGGGCTCAGGATGTGGGGGCGATGGTGGGCTATGACGCGGGGGCGGGGGCGGCGGCTGCGGAGTTGATGCCGTTTGGTGTGCCGCCGTTGGATTTGGCGGGGTTGGCTGGGCAGGTCGCGGCCCAGGTGAGCGCGGCGGCGACGGGGGCGGTGTCGCCGGCGTTGCAGGGTGCGCTGGCGGGGGTTCCGGGGGTGGTGAGCGGGGTGCAGTCGTTGGCCTCGGCGGTGCCGGTGTCGTCGGTGATGCAGGTGGCGCAGGTTGCGGCGCAGCCGGCCAGCATGATGCTCGGGCCGCTGATGCAGTTGGGCGGCACGGCCAATGCGGGTACCGCGGGGTTGGCGGGGGCGGCGGCGTGGGAGGGTCTGGCTGATGCGCCGAAGTTTGTCGGTGATGTCAATCCGATGAAGGGCCTCGGCGGTGGCGCGGGGGTGGGTGCGGGTATTGGCGCGGAGTTGGGTAAGGCGCGGTTGGTGGGGGCGATGTCGGTGCCGCCGACGTGGGAGGGGTCGATGCCCAAGGGGATGTCGAGTGCGGCGATGGCGGGGTTGGGTGGGGTGCCCACGGCGGCGGAGCTGGCGCAGGCAGCCGGGACCGGTGGTGGGATGCCGATGATGCCGATGCCGATGGGTGCCGGTGGTGCGGGGGCGGGGATGCCCGGCGGGATGATGGGCCGCGGCGGTGCTAACCCGCATGTGGTGCAGGCGCGCCCGAGTGTGATCCCGCGTACCGGGATCGGATAAGGCCGGGCTTAACCGGCCTCACGAACCGGGGCGCCCGGCCCGCCTAGTATGTGCGAACGTGGCACGCATCGGGTCGGTTGGCCGTTAATGCGGCCACGGTGACCGACGTCGGCGGTACCGCGAGCACGGCCCCCGCCCCCGGGGGCCGATCACCCGCGGCAGCGTCGCGCGGGTCGGCATCGCCACCGCCGTCACCGGGCTGTGCGGCTACGCGGTGATCTACTTGGCCGCCCGCAATCTCGCTCCGAGTGGTTTCTCGGTCTTCGGGGTGTTCTGGGGCGCTTTCGGGCTGGTCGCCGGGGCCGCCTTCGGATTGCTGCAAGAAACCACCCGGGAAGTCCGGTCGATGCAGTACCTGGACGTATTGCCGGACGGCAGTCGTATTCATCCGCTGCGGGCCGCCGCACTCGTCGGCGTCGCCGCAGCCGTCGTGATCGCCGGGAGCGCGCCGCTGTGGAGCGGGCGGATGTTCGTCGAGGCGCGGTGGCTGTCGGTGGGACTGCTCAGCGTCGGCCTGGCCGGATTCTGCCTGCACGCCACGCTGATGGGCATGCTGGCCGGGATGAACCGGTGGACCCAATACGGGGCGTTGATGGTGACCGACGCGGTCATCCGGGTTGCGGTGGCCGCGGGCACGTTCGTCGTCGGATGGGGTCTGGTCGGCTTCCTGTGGGCCACCGTGGCCGGCTCGGTGGCCTGGCTGATCATGCTGGCGGCGTCGCCGACCACGCGCGTTGCCGCACGCTTGCTCACACCCGGCAGCACCGCCACGTTCCTGCGGGGCGCAGCTCATTCGATCACCGCCGCAGGTGCCAGCGCGATCCTGGTGATGGGTTTTCCGGTGCTGCTGAAGCTGACCTCCGACGAGCTGGGCGCCCGCGGCGGCGTCGTCATCCTGGCGGTGACGTTGACCCGAGCCCCGCTGCTGGTGCCGCTGACGGCGATGCAGGGAAATCTCATCGCCCATTTCGTCGACGAAAGCACCCACCGGGTTCGGGCGCTGCTGTCGCCGGCGGCGGTGATCGGCGGGATCGGTGCCGTAGGGGTGCTGGCGTCCGGTCTGGTCGGCCCGTGGCTGCTGCGCGCCCTGTTCGGGCCGCAATACCAGGCCAGCGGCGCGCTGCTGGCCTGGCTGACGGCCGCCGCGGTGGCGATCGCGATGCTGACGCTCACTGGCGCCGCCGCCGTAGCGGCCGCGCTGCACCGGGCGTATTCCCTGGGCTGGGTCGGCGCGACGGTGCCTTCCGGCTTGCTGCTGTTGTTGCCGGTGCCGCTGGAGACCCGCACGGTCGTCGCATTGTTGTGCGGCCCGCTGATGGGCATCGGCGTTCATCTGGCGGCGCTGGCGCGTAGCCGATGATCAGTGCAGGCCCAACGTGTAACTTGTGGACTTAAATGACCTCGCATTACTCCGACGTCTGGATCGTCATCCCCGCCTTCAACGAAGCCGCTGTGATCGGCGACGTAATTGCCGATGTGCGGTCCGTCTTCGACCACGTCGTCTGCGTCGACGACGGCAGCACCGATGGCACCGGGGACATCGCCCTGAGGGCCGGCGCCCACCTGGTGCGCCATCCGGTCAACCTGGGCCAGGGCGCAGCCATCCAGACCGGCGTCGAGTACGCCCGCAGCCAGCCCGGCGCTCAGGTGTTCGCCACGTTCGACGCCGACGGCCAGCACCGCGTCAAGGACGTGGCCGCCATGATCGACCGGCTGTCCGCCGGTGACGTGGACGTGGTGATCGGGACGCGGTTCGGCGGATCCGTCACCAACCGTCCACCGCTGCTGAAGCGACTCGTGCTGCAGACCGCGGCACGGCTGAGCCGACGAGGACGGCGGCTCGGCCTGACCGATACCAACAACGGGCTGCGGGTGTTCAACAAGACGGTCGCCGACGGCCTGAATTTCACCATGAGCGGCATGAGCCACGCCACCGAATTCATCATGTTGATCGCTGAAAACCATTGGCGGGTAGCCGAAGAGCCCGTCGAAGTGCTCTACACCGAGTATTCGAAGTCCAAGGGCCAGCCACTGCTCAACGGCGTCAACATCATTTTCGACGGGTTCTTGCGAGGAAGGATACGGCGTTGAACTGGATCCAGGTGCTGCTGATCGGGTCGATCGTCGTCCTGCTGGTGTATCTGCTGCGATCGCGCCGCAGCGCGCGCTCGCGGGCGTGGGTCAAGGTGGGGTACGTATTGTTCGTGCTGGGCGGCGTCTACGCGGTGCTGCGGCCGGACGACACCACCGTGGTCGCACACTGGTTCGGGGTGCGCCGCGGCACCGACCTGATGCTCTACGCGCTGATCATGGCGTTCAGTTTCACCACTCTGAGCACCTATATGCGGTTCAAGGACCTGGAGTTGCGCTACGCACGGTTGGCCCGGGCAGTCGCGCTCGAGGGCGCTCAAGCGCCGCAGGCGTGACTGCGACGCAGCACCGGCGGATTCAGCAGTACGGCGGGTTCAGCCTCGCCTAACGGCCTCGTCAATTCTTCGGCGTCGCCGCCCTGCTGGGTGTACATTGCGGCTCAAGTCCAGGTGTTTCGCGGGCTCTTCGACTTCGTGTTGAAGTCACCGGGAGTTGCCGGCGTCCGCCCTGATGTTGCCCAGTGCAGGTACGCCGCGGGCACGGGGAGAAGGTGCACTGAATGTCAGTCGAGTTCTGTTTGCTCGGCGACGTCGCGGTGCACGTCGACGGGCAGCGGCTCGACATCGGTCATGCGCGGCAGCGGTGCGTACTGGTCGCGTTGCTGGTCGACGTCAACCACCCGATTGCGGTAGACCACTTGGTTGATCACGTGTGGTCGGATCATCCGCCGCACCACGCTCGAAACTCGTTGGCCGGGTATGTGTCTCGACTGCGGAATCTGTTTTCGGATACCCGGGGCGTGGCGCTTGCCCGCGAGTCGGGCGGATATGTGCTGCAAACCGACGCCATGTCGGTGGACCTGCACCGGTTCCGGCATGTGGTACGTCAAGCTCGGGGCTGCCAGGATCCGCTGCAAGCCGCAGACCTGTTCGAACGCGCCCTGGGCATCTGGCGTGGCGAGCCGTTTCCCGCGCTGGACACACCATGGATCAATAGCCTGCGCAGCACTCTGTTAGGCGAGCGGCTGTCGGTGGTGTTGGACCGCAACGACGTCGCACTCCGCGTGGGACGCCACAGCGAGGTGCTGGTGGAACTCACCGCGGCGCATGCCGCCCACCCGCTCGATGAGCGCCTGGCCGGACAGCTGATGCTGGCCCAGTACCGCAGTGGCCGACAGGCGGATGCACTGGACACCTACCGGCAGATGCGGCAGCGACTTGCCGACGAGCTTGGCGTCGATCCCGGCGCATCGCTGGACCAGGTGCACCAGCAAATACTTTCCGGCGACGAGCAATCGCCAGGTCGCGCGCCGACGCCCCACCTGGTGGTCCCCGATCGGCCGCATTCGGCGCTGCTGCGGCGAACGACCAGCTTCGTCGGCCACACACACGAAGTGGCGCGCGTGATCGAGTCAATGGCCGAAGGTCCGCTGGTGACGTTGACCGGCGTCGGCGGCGTCGGCAAGACCCGGCTTGCGTTGGAGGTCGCGCGGCGCGAGCAAGACCGTTTCAGTGATGGTGTAGCCATCTGCGAACTGGCGCCGCTAGAGCATGGCGCAGCGGTCAGCCACACCATTGCCACAGCCTTGCATCTGCAGCAACAGCAGGGGTTGGGCATCGAAGAATCGGTGATCGAATACCTGCGGGCCCGCGAAGTGCTTCTGGT
Proteins encoded in this window:
- a CDS encoding PPE family protein, with product MDFAWLPPEINSARIFAGAGAGPLFAAASAWAGLAAELAGSASSFDAVIAGLTGGPWAGPASVSMAAAAAPYVGWLSAAAVQAETAAASAVVAATAFESAVAATVHPAAVAANRVLLGALVATNFLGQNTPAIAATEFDYVEMWAQDVGAMVGYDAGAGAAAAELMPFGVPPLDLAGLAGQVAAQVSAAATGAVSPALQGALAGVPGVVSGVQSLASAVPVSSVMQVAQVAAQPASMMLGPLMQLGGTANAGTAGLAGAAAWEGLADAPKFVGDVNPMKGLGGGAGVGAGIGAELGKARLVGAMSVPPTWEGSMPKGMSSAAMAGLGGVPTAAELAQAAGTGGGMPMMPMPMGAGGAGAGMPGGMMGRGGANPHVVQARPSVIPRTGIG
- a CDS encoding DUF2304 domain-containing protein, yielding MNWIQVLLIGSIVVLLVYLLRSRRSARSRAWVKVGYVLFVLGGVYAVLRPDDTTVVAHWFGVRRGTDLMLYALIMAFSFTTLSTYMRFKDLELRYARLARAVALEGAQAPQA
- a CDS encoding inorganic diphosphatase, whose product is MQFDVTIEIPKGQRNKYEIDHETGRIRLDRYLYTPMAYPADYGFIEDTLGEDGDPLDAMVLLPEAVFPGVLVAARPVGMFRMVDEKGGDDKVLCVPADDHRWDHIQDLENVPAFELDAIKHFFVHYKDLEPGKFVKAADWVGRKEAEAEVQRSVERFQASGH
- a CDS encoding DUF475 domain-containing protein; translated protein: MTTIRIFGLSLLFTTGALAIGYWHGGPTALFLLVVLAVLEVSLSFDNAIINAAILKQMSRFWQQMFLTVGILIAVFGMRLVFPLAIVWVTAGLDPVHAMDLALNPPPNGALEFPDGSPSYEKLIKAAHPQIAAFGGMFLLMLFLDFVFHDRDIKWLKWIEAPFARVGRLGQVPVVVACVALVLVGTELTHSGDERANVLIAGLLGLVIYLVVNGLSRAFRPPEAAADVGGAGAVGKAGFTLFLYLEVLDASFSFDGVTGAFAITSDPIIIALGLGLVGAMFVRSITIYLVRQETLDRYVYLEHGAHWAIGALAVIMLISVNHRLQLPEWITASIGVVFIAAAVTNSVLRNRRIAR
- a CDS encoding glycosyltransferase family 2 protein, producing MTSHYSDVWIVIPAFNEAAVIGDVIADVRSVFDHVVCVDDGSTDGTGDIALRAGAHLVRHPVNLGQGAAIQTGVEYARSQPGAQVFATFDADGQHRVKDVAAMIDRLSAGDVDVVIGTRFGGSVTNRPPLLKRLVLQTAARLSRRGRRLGLTDTNNGLRVFNKTVADGLNFTMSGMSHATEFIMLIAENHWRVAEEPVEVLYTEYSKSKGQPLLNGVNIIFDGFLRGRIRR
- the dacB gene encoding D-alanyl-D-alanine carboxypeptidase/D-alanyl-D-alanine endopeptidase, translated to MGPKRWRKTTHVFVGVAVLAFVAAVVAAAAFFTTGSHGAGARPPVPPPRPPTVKPGVTPVVDTAPAPSAAGVAAALAQAAADPNLGRLGGRVTDALTGQELWRQLDDMPLIPASTNKVLTATAALLTLDRQARVSTRVVAGTRDSLGPVVLVGAGDPTLSAAPPGVDTWYRGAARISDLVEQIRRSGMTPTAVQVDISAFTGPTMAPGWDPADVDNGDIAPIEAAMIDAGRIQPTTVNSRRSRTPALDAGRELAEALGLDPAAVTIASAPAGARQLAVVQSAPLIQRLSQMMNASDNVMAECIAREVAAAINRPQSFTGAVDAVITRLNSAHIDTTGAALADSSGLSVNDRLTARTLDGAMQAAAGPDQPALRPLLDLLPIAGGSGTLGERFLDRATNLGPAGWLRAKTGSLTAINSLVGVLTDSSGRVLTFAFLSNDAGPNGRNAMDALATKLWFCGCTT